A DNA window from Bacteroidales bacterium contains the following coding sequences:
- a CDS encoding polyphosphate polymerase domain-containing protein, producing MKDIKEILNDFTPISLKEMDRVQLTDRADIKYIFCVEQLPVFLEKIKSDYRVLEVNNVRLNTYETLYYDTDDWDMYMNHQRGKANRYKVRLRRYVDSDLIFFEIKFKNNKNRTIKERIIQKEGETLITDKAERFLHLKTKYSAKELYPKLWANYFRITLVNKTANERLTIDTNVNFKNDIKQKFIPEIAIAELKQEKRTHTAFLEVMRKHRIKETTVSKYCFGVIFLYDNIRMNNFKPNLLNLNKICHEKA from the coding sequence GTGAAAGATATAAAAGAAATATTGAATGATTTTACTCCGATATCCCTGAAAGAGATGGATAGAGTGCAATTAACAGATAGAGCGGATATAAAATATATTTTTTGTGTTGAGCAATTACCTGTTTTTTTGGAGAAAATCAAATCTGATTATCGCGTGCTTGAAGTAAATAATGTACGTCTTAACACTTATGAAACCTTGTATTATGATACTGATGACTGGGATATGTATATGAATCATCAGCGAGGAAAAGCCAATAGATATAAAGTGCGTCTAAGGAGGTATGTGGATTCTGATTTGATTTTTTTTGAAATAAAATTCAAGAATAATAAAAATCGCACTATAAAAGAACGTATTATACAAAAAGAAGGCGAAACACTTATTACGGATAAAGCTGAAAGGTTTCTTCATTTAAAAACAAAATACTCTGCGAAAGAACTTTATCCGAAATTGTGGGCAAATTATTTCCGGATTACACTTGTAAATAAAACTGCTAATGAACGATTGACAATTGATACAAATGTTAATTTTAAAAATGATATAAAACAAAAATTTATTCCTGAAATCGCAATAGCTGAACTCAAGCAGGAAAAGCGAACACATACAGCGTTTCTGGAAGTGATGAGAAAACATAGAATAAAAGAAACAACCGTCAGCAAATATTGTTTTGGTGTCATATTTTTGTATGATAATATAAGAATGAATAATTTTAAACCGAATTTGTTAAACTTAAATAAAATCTGCCATGAAAAAGCTTAA
- a CDS encoding DUF4956 domain-containing protein, with translation MKKLKIFLPLFIFLIFNVSGYVAFSINTSRADSTSGTILTQQTDENVVKEKKKDKNKDKNYVREDVQINEAFFISLLIDLLTVIIIVVFIYYPNYRKQEVFFTYFLFNIAIFLLTFLLNKIKISIGAAFGLFAVFSMLRYRTEGISMKDMTYLFIVIAIGLVSAIQLEYFELGIINAVFVVSVFTLDGNILIKREYSKIIQYENIEMIKPQNHPELITDLKVRTGLDIHRISIGRIDFLRDMAIIDVYYYSKKRNIYGNPKVEVDYYDKTVE, from the coding sequence ATGAAAAAGCTTAAAATATTTTTACCGCTATTTATTTTTTTAATTTTCAACGTATCTGGTTATGTTGCATTTTCAATTAATACTTCACGTGCTGACAGCACTTCCGGCACTATCCTTACTCAACAAACCGATGAAAATGTTGTAAAAGAAAAGAAAAAAGACAAGAACAAGGATAAGAACTATGTGAGAGAAGATGTTCAGATTAACGAAGCTTTTTTTATCAGTTTACTGATAGATTTGCTCACAGTTATAATAATAGTTGTATTCATATATTATCCGAATTACAGAAAACAAGAAGTATTCTTTACATATTTTCTTTTTAATATTGCCATATTTCTGCTTACATTTTTATTGAACAAAATTAAAATTTCAATTGGAGCGGCATTCGGATTATTTGCTGTGTTTTCCATGTTGCGTTATCGTACTGAAGGAATATCGATGAAAGACATGACTTATCTTTTCATTGTTATTGCAATTGGACTTGTGAGTGCAATTCAACTCGAATATTTTGAACTTGGAATTATTAACGCTGTATTTGTTGTTTCTGTTTTTACTTTGGATGGAAACATATTAATAAAAAGAGAATATTCTAAAATCATTCAATACGAAAACATTGAAATGATAAAACCCCAAAATCACCCGGAGTTGATTACAGATTTAAAAGTGCGTACAGGACTTGATATTCATCGTATTTCTATTGGTCGCATTGATTTTCTCCGCGATATGGCTATTATTGATGTTTATTATTATAGTAAAAAGAGAAATATATATGGCAACCCTAAAGTTGAAGTTGATTATTACGATAAGACGGTTGAATAA